From the Primulina tabacum isolate GXHZ01 chromosome 15, ASM2559414v2, whole genome shotgun sequence genome, one window contains:
- the LOC142527125 gene encoding uncharacterized protein LOC142527125, producing the protein MDPLAPNTAFRPPVLDGSKYALWKVKMRMYIKSFEERALQRVLDGWSPPRIVDDDGDSRSKPESSWSNDEVQTSNFNSKALNAIFTSVDVNMFSLITNCISAKEAWDILQKYCEGSESVRRTKLRMLTSKFESLRMEENETIVEYDRRLRDIANEAFSLGDPMSNERLVSKVLRFLPERFNIKICAIDESKDTSTLNLEDLISSLRTFEMI; encoded by the coding sequence ATGGATCCACTAGCGCCTAATACTGCTTTTAGACCACCAGTCTTAGATGGTTCGAAATATGCTCTCTGGAAAGTCAAGATGAGGATGTACATCAAATCTTTCGAAGAAAGGGCATTGCAGCGAGTCTTAGATGGTTGGTCTCCACCAAGGATAGTTGATGATGATGGAGATAGTAGAAGTAAACCAGAGAGTTCTTGGTCCAATGATGAAGTTCAAACCTCGAACTTCAACTCAAAGGCGCTCAATGCTATATTCACCTCTGTTGATGTCAACATGTTCAGTCTCATCACCAACTGCATTTCTGCCAAAGAAGCTTGGGATATTCTTCAAAAGTACTGCGAAGGATCTGAAAGTGTTCGCAGAACCAAACTCAGGATGTTAACCTCTAAATTTGAAAGCTTAAGGATGGAGGAAAACGAGACTATTGTGGAATATGATCGGAGATTGCGTGATATTGCAAATGAGGCCTTTAGTCTCGGTGATCCTATGTCAAACGAAAGACTAGTTAGCAAGGTCCTGAGATTCCTTCCTGAGcgttttaatatcaaaatctgTGCTATTGACGAATCCAAGGACACCTCTACACTTAATCTGGAAGATCTAATTAGCTCTCTCAGAACATTTGAGATGATCTAG
- the LOC142528055 gene encoding uncharacterized protein LOC142528055 → MLTELEKEHYDAIAQIELLGGEVRDLKDEIRRIKEVEDKSFWDDKGVDDEKKGSYTESSINSRTSLPSRYGNISHDMSPEIIQNHYINEPMKTQPKSQWPIEQHAADIISKCNTVCAKPRDLALSQSVFSAILTLLVGMIVWEAKDPCMPLILALFPVVAMSLSSVVKFFSTIQHKPTPDAVALLSFNWFMFGILMYPTLPMFARVSSPIASRFLGRTFSWLTS, encoded by the exons ATGTTAACAGAACTTGAAAAGGAACATTATGATGCCATTGCTCAGATTGAGCTCTTAGGTGGGGAG GTTCGTGATCTGAAGGATGAAATCCGGAGGATAAAGGAGGTTGAAGACAAATCGTTTTGGGACGATAAAGGTGTAGATGATGAAAAAAAAGGTAGTTATACAGAGAGCAGCATAAATTCAAGAACATCATTACCTAGCCGCTATGGAAACATAAGCCACGATATGTCTCCAGAAATTATTCAAAATCATTACATAAACGAACCCATGAAGACCCAGCCAAAAAGTCAGTGGCCTATTGAACAACACGCTGCTGATATTATCTCAAAGTGCAATACTGTTTGTGCTAAACCAAGGGATCTAGCTTTGTCCCAAAGCGTGTTTAGTGCAATATTGACGCTGCTAGTTGGAATGATCGTATGGGAAGCTAAAGATCCATGCATGCCTCTTATTTTAGCTCTTTTTCCTGTTGTTGCTATGTCGTTATCGAGTGTGGTCAAATTCTTTAGCACCATCCAACACAAGCCTACACCTGATGCAGTGGCTCTCTTGAGCTTTAACTGGTTTATGTTCGGGATATTAATGTATCCAACATTGCCTATGTTTGCTCGTGTATCGAGCCCTATAGCTTCGAGGTTCCTGGGACGAACGTTTAGTTGGCTCACTTCatag